A segment of the Bos taurus isolate L1 Dominette 01449 registration number 42190680 breed Hereford chromosome 8, ARS-UCD2.0, whole genome shotgun sequence genome:
TACAGCTGTATActtttcatgacttcagtcagTTTTTTCAAATGTCTTTGCAAGTATTTCTCCTACATGTTGATTTCTTCTTGTTCTTTCTCATTGTCCAGTTTATTTCTACAACTTTGGATGGAAGGATTATGGTGTAGCGTCCCTTACCACCATCTTAGATATGGTGAAGGTGATGACATTTGCCTTACAAGAAGGAAAAGTAGCTATCCATTGTCATGCAGGGCTTGGTCGAACAGGTAAATTCTAGTGGGTGgttttattgcctttctgtgtatttaaacatataaggaaaaatatttcctAGTTCTTAAGGATAGTTTTCATATTCCTATCAAAGGTTTGGAGTCAAATGGAACAAGTCAATAAAAGATACTTGAAATATCTTAAATAGATAGTTCAGTGACCATATATCCATGAGAGTATTTTTTGAATGATTTAGAGTTAAAACTGCATCGTATTGAGAAATAGGTGGGTTTCCATAGCTAGCTGAATGAcctttctgattttcttctttcaaggaaaaaagtcaatacttttgtttttaatacataagtctttttaaaattttatcttcctaaaccaaaataataatggaaatagcAAGCATTGTTTCATCCAATAATCTTTTTAAGTTGTTAGCAACACTGTAAGTTTTGAAGGAGGTTAATTTGCTGTATCTAGTAAGTGATAGGACCATGATTTAAAGCCACAGCTACAAGGATTTTGTTTATAGAGTCTTAACTGTGCCTAAATTATGTATAAAAATCaatgattttactttaaaatgcagCAGAATATCAGTGCAATGCCGAAACTAGGGCACAAAAAGGATGGAATCTTCCTTAGTCATCTAATCCAACCAGACACCAGAGTTTGACTCTGTTTACAATGTACCCATGCACTTACCACTGGCCTTCCCACTTACTGGGGAGCATCTTCAGATGGGGACATAGTTCTGCTCCAGATGGTCAGCTCTCATGGTTGAGCCAAGATCTCATTGTTCTAGGGATTCCATGTGATAGTTCTGCAGATATATCATGCTTACCCTAAAGAACTGCCTTATCCTAGTGAGAAAGATATGTTGGACCTTACTTCATACTAGGAAAACAGGCATTTTTCAGAGGTTCTGATTTTCACATGTAATGAGATTCAGAAACTTCGTGAATCACACAGATATCTTTTGATTTGCCTTTTGATGTTAATTAACTAttgtatttaaattaatttatcacCTTTTTATTATTCATCTCAGTTTAGTATTAATGATAGTACATAGTTTTTACACTGTTAATGTGGTCTTCCTTAATATTAAGTACTTATAGAAAAGTATCTGTGGTCTGGAGGAAAATATATATTAGTTTAGGCATTAGTTTAGTCTTAAAGAAGAAACTTCAAGAGACAAAATAGATTGTGAAAATGAATAGTCACCAAAGATAAAAATACCCAAGTGGGAAAAATGCAGGTCTGGAATGTGCCACCAATTGATGTCAAAGCTGAAAGGGGTGGGAAGTTCTAAACAGAATGTACGGAGTGATTTAATAGAAATTTTTAAGAACTGTTCAGAGTGGAAAGCAGTATTGGCTTCCTTCCATGTTGGAGTTAGGCATAATGAGGGTAAATGAACCAGGtcatcagttcattcagtcattGCCCTCCACACTCAGCCATCCTCCCTTACTCCACACCTACTCAGGTTCACTGTGACAGTGCTTGTGCTTGCCCTGGGGTACAGAGGTAACCAAGGGTTCTAAGTCAAGGGGAGGGTTACCATAGAGACAAGTAAATAGGTGAACCCCTGTACCAAAAGTTTAAAAGTTATCATTGTTCTTAAAATGTTCCTCTATATATATGGTTTCCTAATacatattcaaattttaaaatcatcaaagagtataaataaaaatataaatttttctcATACCAATCTTCATTTCTTCACTGTTTAGGTGTTTTAATAGCATGTTACTTAGTTTTTGCAACAAGAATGACTGCTGACCAAGCAATTATATTTGTTCGGGCAAAGCGACCTAATTCCATACAAACTCGAGGACAGCTACTCTGTGTAAGGGAATTTACTCAGTTTCTGATTCCTCTTCGCAATATATTCTCTTGCTGTGACCCCAAGGCACATGCTGTTACCTTAGCACAGTATCTCATTCGTCAGCGGCATCTGCTTCATGGATATGAGGCACGACTTCTGAAACATATACCAAAAATTATCCACCTTGTTTGCAAATTGCTGCTGGACTTAGCTGAGAACAGGCCGGTGGTGACAGAAGTGGCAGACATACCTGGCCTCTCAGCTGAAATTGAAAAAACTGTTTCTGAGATGATCACAAGGCAGCTGGATAAGGAGTTACTGAGACATGACAGTGATGCATCAGACTCTTTCACCCCCACTGCAGTAGTGATGGATTTTGAGAATCAGGATGTGGTTCTTTCCAGTGAGCAGGAGTTGGACCCTCTTTGGAAGAGGCGGAATGTCGAGTGTCTTCAGCCCCTGGCTCATCTGAAAAGGCAGCTCAGCTACAGTGATTCAGATTTAAAAAGGGCCGAGTCACTTCTGGAGCAAGGGAGGACTCCATGGACGGTGCCTGCCCAAGCCTTGCTTTGCCATAATCCCAGGCAGCAGAAGCACATAAGCCGTTGTTACTCCCCACAGTCTCCACAGCTAGATTTAAATAAGGAAACGCTGGTCCGCAATACATTTTCTTTCTGGAATCACACTAAATTTGGAGTCCCAGAGGGACTCAAAGATGATGGGTCATCAATTTTCCATAGGACGAGCATTCCAAAGGAAGTACAGCGAAGTAGAACCTTCTCTTCAGGAATTTCAGATTCATACAACCCTGGGGAACCAGTCACACCAAACTTTGCAAATATTCCTAAGGGACCAAACTCTTCTCAACAGAAAGTGTACCACTGTGAGTGTGAAAGTCATGGTGGTTGTGGCCCAAGCTCTGTTGCAGAGGATGGTGAGACTTGCCGCCGCCCTGTGGACTGTGGGTCCAGTCCCAAAGCACAGTTCTTGGGGAATGAAACTCAGAACAGCAAATACCTGTCTGAAGTTGCTGCACATATGCCTTTACAGTCTGAGTTGAGTGTTGAAGCAAGGAGAATACTGGCAGCCAAAGCCCTGGCAAATTTAAATGAGATTGCAGAAAAGgaggaagtgaaaaagaaagtagaaatgtGGCAGGTATTTGAATTTCATTCAATTATTTATGAGTAGGAAATATTTTTGTCAGAGCAAAAGTAATACACTTTCCCAAGTTCATTTGTTTTCAGGAATTTGAAGACATGTTGGTATAATACATAACCTTTGAACATCAAGTTACTCAACTGTAATACCAAATTGCTGTCATTGAAATAACAGACACAGGTCTCTTGTATAGGTTCATTTCAGTCTCTGTGAAAGAAAGCACTTACTGCTTAGCACTCGTCAGGGTGCTTGACTGAACATGGCAGTGGTAGTGATTGATGACCATAGTTTCCTTCTTCCTTGCTGGGCCTGTGGGACTGATGGCCAGATGGATAGACAACTGTAGGAACTGACCTGAAGCATCTCTAACCTGAGCCCTAGCAGgaaaccacactttgagaaccccAAGCGGagagataaaatgaaatagagacaattCTTTCCCAAAGCTCATTAACCCAAGTATCAAGTAAGGACAGAAGGATGAGTGATGAATGCTGACTCCTCAGCAATCCCTCCCCAGTCCACCCAAACAAGGCAGGTGTTAGATTCCAGAGAGCAAATGGGAGTGGCCACAGAGCCCCTTTGTCCACTGGTTTTATCTGAGATTGAGTCCCTGAGTTCTATTTCTTGGCTTTTACTTAAATTAGAATATGACATTTTAAACTTTAACATTGTTTTGTGTTGTACTTTCATGAGGGAGCAGTCTTAAATCATGCTCTCTGCCTAGAATGAGCAGCTGATTAGAGAGAAGACAGGCCTTATAAACCTAGTTATGGTAAACTGCCCAAATGTGGGGCTGACCTGGGGAGGCCTGgctcagtgatattggcttgttaGCCCAAAATGTACCATGAATTATTTGTAGCTGCTTTTCCATCTCCTACCACTAATCAAGCAAGGTGTGTACACTTTCTAGGAGGTCAGGCCTTCCAGATGCAGAGGCAAGAAGAGGAGGCATGGAGCCTGCCTTCACTCACAACTATTTGACAGGAGGAGAGCACTTCCACGCATGATTTTTTCATCAGAATTGTAGTGTTTTGCTTAATCAGTAGTTAAATGTATTGCTGTCTTCcaacatgaaatattttctttattttgtactccaagctGAACAAGCATTCCACTCAGTGGGCAGGTCTCCTCCGTCTAACTGAGCCACAGTAGCTAGCGGCAGGACCTCCGGTTTCAGGCTCGACAGCTCACCACCCCATCATGGGTCTGCCTCACATGACCAAACTATTTGAACACATAATATATACAAAAGCATTTTCTAGATGTAGATACAACTCTATCCTTTGGATAGGtttgccttttttcctttctggattTTATTGTGGGTCTTTCAGTAATAAAGAAAATCAGTTGAATTCTGTGCACCCCTAAGGCCCTTTCACATTGTTGCATGTGATTTTCACAGTAATCCTGTGAGACAGATGATACTATTTACAAATTTTTGTTAATCTTTCAGTACTTATGAAGTAAGTATCACAGGTGGGAAAACTCACAGAGGTCAAGGGATGTGCTTGAGGTCATGTGGTCTGAATATAGCAGAGCCAGGATACAGTTCATGTGTTTAATACTTTACATCATCCCTGATGTTTTTCCTAGCCCCATTGGAAATTTTCAGAAAACAGCAATGATGTAATGGTCATTTTACTAAGAGGGTCTGTAAGTCATGTCGTTTGTG
Coding sequences within it:
- the PTPDC1 gene encoding protein tyrosine phosphatase domain-containing protein 1 isoform X2, with the protein product MKTTMAAGALPQNEQPYSTLVNNSGYAANMKGNSGRPTPKYTKVGERLRHVIPGHVACSMACGGKACKYENAARWSEQEQAVKGIYSSWVTDNILAMARPSTEVLEKFCIIEQFRSHGIKSIINLQRPGEHASCGNPLEQESGFTYLPEAFMEAGIYFYNFGWKDYGVASLTTILDMVKVMTFALQEGKVAIHCHAGLGRTGVLIACYLVFATRMTADQAIIFVRAKRPNSIQTRGQLLCVREFTQFLIPLRNIFSCCDPKAHAVTLAQYLIRQRHLLHGYEARLLKHIPKIIHLVCKLLLDLAENRPVVTEVADIPGLSAEIEKTVSEMITRQLDKELLRHDSDASDSFTPTAVVMDFENQDVVLSSEQELDPLWKRRNVECLQPLAHLKRQLSYSDSDLKRAESLLEQGRTPWTVPAQALLCHNPRQQKHISRCYSPQSPQLDLNKETLVRNTFSFWNHTKFGVPEGLKDDGSSIFHRTSIPKEVQRSRTFSSGISDSYNPGEPVTPNFANIPKGPNSSQQKVYHCECESHGGCGPSSVAEDGETCRRPVDCGSSPKAQFLGNETQNSKYLSEVAAHMPLQSELSVEARRILAAKALANLNEIAEKEEVKKKVEMWQKELNSRDGAWERICGEKDPFILCSLMWSWVEQLKEPVITKEDMDMLVDRCADASEALFLLEKGQQQTILCVLHCIVSLQTIPADVEEAVLARAIKAFTKVNFDSENGPIVYNTLKKIFKRTLEEKRKMTKDNPEPGI
- the PTPDC1 gene encoding protein tyrosine phosphatase domain-containing protein 1 (The RefSeq protein has 2 substitutions compared to this genomic sequence), which gives rise to MEQAGADISPPALPSWKPSTMQDPPRRLSAVPFLSSFFEGRRHSASDPILRLQQGRRSSAAKVLSSSSLQVMVAMSSVSCAERNPTCPERKRNSGRPTPKYTKVGERLRHVIPGHVACSMACGGKACKYENAARWSEQEQAVKGIYSSWVTDNILAMARPSTEVLEKFCIIEQFRSHGIKSIINLQRPGEHASCGNPLEQESGFTYLPEAFMEAGIYFYNFGWKDYGVASLTTILDMVKVMTFALQEGKVAIHCHAGLGRTGVLIACYLVFATRMTADQAIIFVRAKRPNSIQTRGQLLCVREFTQFLIPLRNIFSCCDPKAHAVTLAQYLIRQRHLLHGYEARLLKHIPKIIHLVCKLLLDLAENRPVVTEVADIPGLSAEIEKTVSEMITRQLDKELLRHDSDASDSFTPTAVVMDFENQDVVLSSEQELDPLWKRRNVECLQPLAHLKRQLSYSDSDLKRAESLLEQGRTPWTVPAQALLCHNPRQQKHISRCYSPQSPQLDLNKETLVRNTFSFWNHTKFGVPEGLKDDGSLIFHRTSIPKEVQRSRTFSSGISDSYNPGEPVTPNSANIPKGPNSSQQKVYHCECESHGGCGPSSVAEDGETCRRPVDCGSSPKAQFLGNETQNSKYLSEVAAHMPLQSELSVEARRILAAKALANLNEIAEKEEVKKKVEMWQKELNSRDGAWERICGEKDPFILCSLMWSWVEQLKEPVITKEDMDMLVDRCADASEALFLLEKGQQQTILCVLHCIVSLQTIPADVEEAVLARAIKAFTKVNFDSENGPIVYNTLKKIFKRTLEEKRKMTKDNPEPGI
- the PTPDC1 gene encoding protein tyrosine phosphatase domain-containing protein 1 isoform X3, with translation MAAGALPQNEQPYSTLVNNSGYAANMKGNSGRPTPKYTKVGERLRHVIPGHVACSMACGGKACKYENAARWSEQEQAVKGIYSSWVTDNILAMARPSTEVLEKFCIIEQFRSHGIKSIINLQRPGEHASCGNPLEQESGFTYLPEAFMEAGIYFYNFGWKDYGVASLTTILDMVKVMTFALQEGKVAIHCHAGLGRTGVLIACYLVFATRMTADQAIIFVRAKRPNSIQTRGQLLCVREFTQFLIPLRNIFSCCDPKAHAVTLAQYLIRQRHLLHGYEARLLKHIPKIIHLVCKLLLDLAENRPVVTEVADIPGLSAEIEKTVSEMITRQLDKELLRHDSDASDSFTPTAVVMDFENQDVVLSSEQELDPLWKRRNVECLQPLAHLKRQLSYSDSDLKRAESLLEQGRTPWTVPAQALLCHNPRQQKHISRCYSPQSPQLDLNKETLVRNTFSFWNHTKFGVPEGLKDDGSSIFHRTSIPKEVQRSRTFSSGISDSYNPGEPVTPNFANIPKGPNSSQQKVYHCECESHGGCGPSSVAEDGETCRRPVDCGSSPKAQFLGNETQNSKYLSEVAAHMPLQSELSVEARRILAAKALANLNEIAEKEEVKKKVEMWQKELNSRDGAWERICGEKDPFILCSLMWSWVEQLKEPVITKEDMDMLVDRCADASEALFLLEKGQQQTILCVLHCIVSLQTIPADVEEAVLARAIKAFTKVNFDSENGPIVYNTLKKIFKRTLEEKRKMTKDNPEPGI
- the PTPDC1 gene encoding protein tyrosine phosphatase domain-containing protein 1 isoform X1 produces the protein MLTSQCNFIMEQAGADISPPALPSWKPSTMQDPPRRLSAVPFLSSFFEGRRHSASDPILRLQQGRRSSAAKVLSSSSLQVMVAMSSVSCAERNPTCPERKRNSGRPTPKYTKVGERLRHVIPGHVACSMACGGKACKYENAARWSEQEQAVKGIYSSWVTDNILAMARPSTEVLEKFCIIEQFRSHGIKSIINLQRPGEHASCGNPLEQESGFTYLPEAFMEAGIYFYNFGWKDYGVASLTTILDMVKVMTFALQEGKVAIHCHAGLGRTGVLIACYLVFATRMTADQAIIFVRAKRPNSIQTRGQLLCVREFTQFLIPLRNIFSCCDPKAHAVTLAQYLIRQRHLLHGYEARLLKHIPKIIHLVCKLLLDLAENRPVVTEVADIPGLSAEIEKTVSEMITRQLDKELLRHDSDASDSFTPTAVVMDFENQDVVLSSEQELDPLWKRRNVECLQPLAHLKRQLSYSDSDLKRAESLLEQGRTPWTVPAQALLCHNPRQQKHISRCYSPQSPQLDLNKETLVRNTFSFWNHTKFGVPEGLKDDGSSIFHRTSIPKEVQRSRTFSSGISDSYNPGEPVTPNFANIPKGPNSSQQKVYHCECESHGGCGPSSVAEDGETCRRPVDCGSSPKAQFLGNETQNSKYLSEVAAHMPLQSELSVEARRILAAKALANLNEIAEKEEVKKKVEMWQKELNSRDGAWERICGEKDPFILCSLMWSWVEQLKEPVITKEDMDMLVDRCADASEALFLLEKVNFDSENGPIVYNTLKKIFKRTLEEKRKMTKDNPEPGI